The Malus domestica chromosome 10, GDT2T_hap1 genome contains a region encoding:
- the LOC103454501 gene encoding probable carboxylesterase 5, with the protein MEPINDEIAREFRFFRVYKDGRIEIFYKTQKVPPSTDAITGVQSKDVTIQPEPAVSARIFLPKIHDPAQKLPVLLYLHGGGFIFESAFSPIYHNFVGRLAAEAHAIVVSVEYGLFPDRPVPACYEDSWAALKWLASHASGDGTESWLNKYADFDRLFIGGDSGGANLSHYLAVRVGSLGQPDLKIGGVVLVHPFFGGLEEDDQMFLYMCTENGGLEDRRLRPPPEDFKRLACGKMLIFFAAGDHLRGAGQLYYEDLKKSEWGGSVDVVEHGEGHVFHLFNSDCENAADLVKKFGSFINQK; encoded by the coding sequence ATGGAGCCAATCAACGACGAGATTGCTCGTGAATTTCGCTTCTTCCGGGTGTACAAAGACGGTCGCATAGAAATATTCTACAAGACACAAAAGGTCCCCCCTTCGACTGACGCAATCACTGGTGTGCAATCCAAGGACGTCACAATTCAACCCGAACCCGCCGTTTCTGCCCGTATCTTCCTTCCCAAGATCCACGACCCGGCCCAAAAGCTCCCCGTTCTCCTCTACCTCCACGGCGGTGGGTTTATCTTCGAGTCTGCCTTCTCTCCTATTTATCACAACTTCGTCGGCCGATTGGCAGCTGAAGCCCACGCAATCGTAGTGTCCGTCGAATACGGGTTGTTCCCGGATCGCCCCGTACCCGCTTGCTATGAAGACTCATGGGCGGCGCTCAAATGGCTCGCGTCCCACGCTAGTGGGGATGGAACCGAGTCGTGGTTAAACAAGTATGCTGACTTTGACCGGTTGTTTATAGGCGGGGACAGCGGTGGAGCAAATTTGTCGCACTATTTGGCTGTCCGGGTCGGGTCCCTCGGGCAACCGGATTTGAAGATTGGTGGAGTTGTGCTGGTGCATCCGTTCTTTGGGGGCTTGGAGGAGGACGACCAAATGTTTCTGTACATGTGTACGGAGAACGGTGGGTTGGAGGATCGTAGGCTGAGGCCGCCCCCAGAGGATTTCAAAAGGCTAGCTTGCGGGAAGATGTTGATATTTTTCGCGGCGGGAGACCATCTGAGAGGGGCGGGCCAGCTGTACTATGAGGACCTGAAAAAGAGTGAGTGGGGCGGGAGTGTCGACGTGGTGGAGCATGGTGAAGGACATGTGTTTCACTTGTTCAATTCGGACTGTGAGAATGCTGCGGACTTGGTGAAAAAATTTGGATCCTTCATCAACCAAAAGTAG